Proteins from a single region of Pungitius pungitius chromosome 4, fPunPun2.1, whole genome shotgun sequence:
- the lamp1a gene encoding lysosome-associated membrane glycoprotein 1a gives MKLSQAFAALIIAWFADLGCIQAASFEVKEGNSTCIKAQLSATFSITYNTSTGTRTASVSLPDSATLDEDSSSCGAANSSSWMVALFGPGHTLGLRFSTNGSLYSVANLTLQYNLSDTAIFPDANSSGVITVASPSVGIWATINTTYRCVRPSTFGVGDEAVTFSNMTLQAYMAGNDLSPTESVCTADTASTAAPPTTAGTTTTAAPAPTPPGTPERGTYSVTNSNGTACLLAQMGLQLNVSYFSLSQNKTVRELVNLTPNLTRSSGSCDASSASLVMSQGESTTLNFTFTLNATSSKYHLSGITLLANWSDSAAPFSASNSSLDYLRSTLGRSYMCNAEQTLVVVPTFSVNTFRLQVQPFNVTTTQFATAEECQVDQDQMLIPIIVGAALAGLVLIVLIAYLIGRKRSHAGYQTI, from the exons ATGAAACTCTCTCAAGCTTTTGCGGCGCTCATCATCGCCTGGTTTGCAGATTTGG GTTGCATTCAGGCGGCTTCTTTTGAGGTGAAAGAGGGGAACTCCACCTGCATTAAGGCGCAGCTCTCTGCAACGTTCTCCATCACATACAACACCTCCACCGGCACG AGAACCGCGTCGGTCTCTCTGCCCGACTCGGCCACGTTGGACGAGGACAGCAGCTCGTGCGGAGCCGCCAACAGCTCCTCGTGGATGGTTGCGCTGTTTGGACCGGGCCACACACTGGGGCTGAGGTTTTCAACCAATGGAAGCCTGTACAGTGTTGCTAACCTGACGCTGCAGTACAACCTCAGCGACACCGCCATCTTCCCGGATGCCAACAGCTCAG GTGTGATCACTGTGGCGTCTCCTTCGGTTGGGATCTGGGCGACGATCAACACCACCTACCGCTGCGTGAGACCCTCCACTTTCGGAGTTGGAGACGAAGCTGTCACTTTCTCCAACATGACGCTGCAGGCGTACATGGCGGGAAATGACCTGAGTCCAACAG AAAGCGTGTGTACGGCAGACACGGCCAGCACGGCGGCTCCACCCACCACAGCCGGCACAACAACAACCGCTGCCCCGGCTCCAACCCCGCCGGGAACACCCGAGCGCGGCACCTACTCGGTGACCAACAGCAACGGCACCGCCTGTCTCCTGGCCCAAATGGGACTGCAGCTCAACGTCTCCTATTTCTCACTATCTCAGAATAAG ACCGTCCGAGAATTGGTGAACCTGACTCCCAATCTGACGCGCTCATCCGGTTCGTGTGACGCCAGCAGTGCTTCCTTGGTGATGAGCCAGGGCGAAAGCACCACGCTCAACTTCACCTTCACCCTG AACGCCACGAGCAGCAAGTACCACCTGAGTGGGATAACCCTGCTTGCCAATTGGTCGGATTCTGCTG CTCCCTTCTCAGCTAGTAACAGCAGCCTGGACTACCTGCGCAGCACGCTGGGCCGCTCCTACATGTGCAACGCAGAGCAAACGCTGGTTGTCGTGCCAACCTTCTCCGTCAACACGTTCCGACTGCAGGTCCAACCCTTCAATGTCACCACCACCCAGTTTGCCACAG CGGAGGAGTGTCAGGTGGACCAAGACCAGATGCTCATCCCCATTATCGTTGGAGCAGCGCTTGCCGGCCTGGTGCTGATCGTCCTCATTGCGTATCTAATAGGCAGGAAGAGGAGCCATGCTGGGTACCAGACCATCTGA
- the LOC119198360 gene encoding growth hormone-regulated TBC protein 1-A yields the protein MEEKDKAAAGLRSPEGKARDRVGSTDPYGFQRPKHFDYELYEELMSEYLVVLTRRSIKWSKLLKGKSKVSRNVKLKRYVRKGIPNEHRALIWMATSGAQDQLEKNPGRYQSLLRAQHDPKLAETICTDLNRTFPDNVQFHKTSNPCLQKALYNVLLAYGHHDPAVGYCQGMNFIAGYLLIITKDEEKSFWLMDALLGRILPDYYTPAMLGLKTDQEVLGELVRAKIPGVWRTMTDNGVMWTLVVSRWFICLFIDVLPVETVLRIWDCLFYEGSKILFRVALTLIHHNQALIEKARSLPDVCENFKQITQGPSVEDCQAFMKKIFIEPGSLSTATLTKLRGTCRSRCVAEES from the exons atggaggagaaggacaaagCGGCCGCTGGGCTCCGCTCCCCGGAGGGTAAAGCCCGGGACCGAGTGGGCAG CACGGATCCGTACGGCTTTCAGCGCCCAAAGCACTTTGACTATGAGTTATATGAGGAGCTCATGTCAGAGTATCTCGTTGTGCTCACCCGACGATCCATCAAGTGGTCCAAGCTGCTGAAAGGAAAAAGCAAGGTGTCGAGGAATGTAAAAC TAAAGCGCTACGTACGTAAGGGGATTCCCAATGAGCACCGGGCCCTCATCTGGATGGCAACCAGTGGGGCTCAGGACCAGCTAGAGAAGAACCCGGGACGCTACCAGTCCCTGCTGAGAGCCCAGCACGATCCCAAACTGGCAGAGACCATCTGCACAG acttgAACCGAACATTTCCGGACAATGTCCAGTTTCACAAGACATCCAACCCATGTCTGCAGAAAGCTCTGTACAATGTGCTGCTGGCTTATGGCCACCACGACCCAGCTGTGGGATACTGTCAG GGGATGAACTTCATTGCTGGGTATCTTCTTATCATCACAAAGGATGAAGAGAAGTCCTTCTGGCTGATGGATGCACTACTCGGTAGAATATTACCAG ACTACTACACTCCAGCCATGCTGGGGCTGAAGACGGACCAGGAGGTGTTGGGGGAACTGGTGAGAGCTAAAATCCCCGGAGTGTGGCGGACGATGACGGACAACGGCGTGATGTGGACCCTGGTGGTCTCCCGATGGTTCATCTGTCTCTTCATAGATGTCCTGCCAGTCGAG ACGGTCCTGCGGATTTGGGACTGCTTGTTCTACGAGGGCTCTAAAATCCTGTTCCGTGTAGCTCTGACACTGATCCACCACAACCAGGCTCTGATTGAAAAGGCCCGGTCGCTGCCGGACGTCTGCGAGAACTTCAAGCAAATCACCCAGGGACCATCTGTTGAAGACTGCCAGGCTTTTATGAAG AAAATCTTCATTGAACCAGGAAGTCTCTCCACAGCAACCTTGACCAAGCTGCGTGGGACATGCAGATCTCGCTGCGTTGCAGAAGAATCCTGA